The following are encoded together in the Kribbella sp. CA-293567 genome:
- a CDS encoding S9 family peptidase yields the protein MSELKPPVAARKPIERSHHGDVFADDYEWLRDKTSDEVLDYLRAENSYTEARTAHLESLREAIFSEISGRTLQTDLSVPARRGGFWYYSRTVEGQQYAISCRVKVAGDEPPATDGEIAGEEVLLDGNELAGDSEFFSLGTVDVSPDGRLLAYSVDLIGDERFTLRIKDLDSGELLPDELPSVHYGSAWSADGSTIFYSKVDDAWRPFQVWRHTLGQAGDVLVMEEPDERFWIGVDLTRNGQAIQISIGSKLTSEAWLLDANDPAGDPVLVAARREGVEYDVEHAGDQLLIVHNADASNFSLATAPLDSPGDWTTLIEGDESSRLLGVDAFAEHVILYRRRDALTELAIMRRTGDSFGSPEALTFDEPIYTVSPSRNDEWHDTRYRFGYTSLVTPGTTYDVDVVTGERRKLKQQPVLGGVDLSSYTQYREWATAPDGTQVPISLVARKDVAKDGNAPVVLYGYGSYESSMDPWFSIPRLSLLDRGVVFAIAHVRGGGELGRHWYDEGKMLAKRNTFTDFVAAAEHLVGAGWSKPERIVAQGGSAGGLLMGAVANLAPRAFGGIVAEVPFVDALTTILDPSLPLTVIEWEEWGNPLEDPAVYEYMKSYSPYENVTAQQYPRILAITSLNDTRVFFVEPAKWVAKLRATATGDVDVLLKTEMEAGHGGRSGRYDAWREVAFTLAWELDTLGLA from the coding sequence ATGTCCGAGTTGAAGCCACCAGTCGCCGCCCGCAAACCGATCGAACGCAGCCACCACGGAGATGTCTTCGCCGACGACTACGAGTGGCTGCGGGACAAGACGAGCGACGAGGTGCTCGACTACCTGCGGGCCGAGAACAGCTACACCGAGGCCCGCACCGCGCACCTGGAATCGTTGCGCGAGGCAATCTTTTCGGAGATCTCCGGCCGCACCCTGCAGACCGACCTGAGCGTGCCGGCCCGGCGTGGTGGGTTCTGGTACTACTCCCGCACCGTCGAGGGTCAGCAGTACGCGATCAGCTGCCGGGTGAAGGTGGCCGGTGACGAGCCGCCCGCGACCGACGGCGAGATCGCCGGCGAAGAGGTGCTGCTGGACGGCAACGAGCTGGCCGGCGACTCGGAGTTCTTCTCCCTCGGCACGGTCGACGTCTCCCCCGACGGCCGGCTGCTCGCCTACTCCGTCGACCTGATCGGCGACGAGCGGTTCACGCTGCGGATCAAGGACCTCGACAGCGGCGAACTGCTGCCCGACGAACTGCCGAGCGTGCACTACGGCTCCGCCTGGTCGGCCGACGGCTCCACCATCTTCTACTCCAAGGTCGACGACGCCTGGCGTCCGTTCCAGGTCTGGCGGCACACCCTCGGCCAGGCCGGCGACGTGCTGGTGATGGAGGAGCCGGACGAGCGGTTCTGGATCGGCGTCGACCTGACCCGCAACGGGCAGGCCATCCAGATCTCCATCGGCAGCAAGCTGACCAGCGAGGCCTGGCTGCTGGACGCCAACGACCCGGCCGGCGACCCGGTCCTGGTCGCGGCGCGGCGCGAAGGCGTCGAGTACGACGTCGAGCACGCGGGCGACCAGCTGCTGATCGTGCACAACGCGGACGCGTCCAACTTCTCGCTCGCGACGGCCCCGCTGGACTCCCCCGGCGACTGGACCACGCTGATCGAGGGCGACGAGTCGAGCCGGCTGCTCGGCGTCGACGCCTTCGCCGAGCACGTGATCCTCTACCGCCGCCGGGACGCGCTCACCGAGCTGGCGATCATGCGGCGGACCGGCGACTCCTTCGGCTCCCCGGAGGCGCTGACCTTCGACGAGCCGATCTACACGGTCTCCCCCAGCCGCAACGACGAGTGGCACGACACCCGGTACCGCTTCGGCTACACCTCACTGGTGACACCGGGCACGACGTACGACGTCGATGTGGTGACCGGCGAGCGCCGGAAGCTCAAGCAACAGCCTGTGCTCGGTGGTGTCGACCTGAGCTCGTACACGCAGTACAGGGAGTGGGCGACGGCTCCCGACGGCACCCAGGTGCCGATCTCTCTGGTGGCCCGCAAGGATGTCGCCAAGGACGGGAACGCGCCGGTCGTGCTGTACGGCTACGGCTCCTACGAAAGCTCGATGGACCCGTGGTTCTCGATCCCGCGGCTGTCGCTGCTGGACCGCGGCGTCGTGTTCGCGATCGCGCATGTGCGCGGTGGCGGCGAGCTCGGCCGGCACTGGTACGACGAAGGCAAGATGCTCGCCAAGCGGAACACGTTCACCGACTTCGTCGCGGCGGCCGAGCACCTGGTCGGAGCCGGCTGGTCGAAGCCGGAGCGGATCGTCGCGCAGGGCGGTAGTGCCGGCGGTCTGCTGATGGGCGCGGTCGCCAACCTGGCACCGCGGGCCTTCGGCGGCATCGTCGCCGAGGTGCCCTTCGTGGACGCCCTGACCACCATCCTGGACCCGTCGCTGCCGTTGACCGTGATCGAGTGGGAGGAGTGGGGCAACCCGCTCGAGGACCCGGCGGTCTACGAGTACATGAAGTCCTACTCGCCGTACGAGAACGTGACGGCCCAGCAGTACCCACGGATCCTCGCGATCACCAGCCTCAACGACACCCGGGTCTTCTTCGTCGAGCCGGCCAAGTGGGTGGCCAAGCTGCGGGCGACCGCCACCGGTGACGTCGATGTGCTGCTGAAGACCGAGATGGAGGCCGGCCACGGCGGACGCAGCGGCCGGTACGACGCCTGGCGTGAGGTCGCCTTCACGCTGGCCTGGGAGCTCGACACCCTCGGTCTGGCCTGA
- a CDS encoding sigma-70 family RNA polymerase sigma factor: MARMARVRSMDEGIDGKDSVGLYLEEIARTPLLTAEEEVELAETVEAGLLAEQLLAEGRTGRKKGGAPKYATAEELEWLAEEGQRAQQRFVTANLRLVVSIARRYGRSQMPLLDLVQEGNTGLIRAVEKFDYRKGFKFSTYATWWVRQAITRGIAQQARVVRLPVHVVEQLNQIGSARRTLERKLGREPEIDEIAAELDLDPERVTDLIRIGRDHISLDNPIDDEGETSLGDLIAAETAPGPDQLVADASDRSGLFSLVDQLDPRSADVIRRRYGLHDGRQAKLADIGAVHGISAERVRQIEREALGRLRLLADPTLAA, encoded by the coding sequence GTGGCTCGCATGGCTCGTGTCCGGTCAATGGACGAAGGTATCGACGGTAAGGACAGCGTCGGTCTCTACCTGGAAGAGATCGCTCGCACTCCTTTGCTGACGGCGGAAGAAGAAGTCGAGCTCGCTGAAACGGTTGAGGCAGGTCTCCTGGCGGAGCAACTGCTGGCCGAGGGGCGAACTGGACGCAAGAAGGGCGGAGCGCCCAAATATGCAACGGCGGAGGAGCTCGAGTGGCTGGCCGAGGAGGGCCAGCGCGCGCAGCAGCGGTTCGTCACCGCGAACCTCCGGCTGGTGGTCTCGATCGCCCGCCGCTACGGACGGTCCCAGATGCCGCTCCTGGACCTGGTCCAGGAAGGCAACACGGGCCTGATCCGCGCGGTGGAGAAGTTCGACTACCGCAAGGGATTCAAGTTCTCGACGTACGCGACCTGGTGGGTGCGGCAGGCGATCACCCGCGGTATCGCGCAGCAGGCCCGAGTGGTCCGGCTGCCGGTGCACGTGGTGGAGCAGCTGAACCAGATCGGGTCGGCCCGGCGGACGCTGGAGCGCAAGCTCGGGCGTGAGCCGGAGATCGACGAGATCGCCGCCGAGCTGGACCTGGACCCGGAGCGGGTGACCGACCTGATCCGGATCGGCCGGGACCACATCAGCCTGGACAACCCGATCGACGACGAGGGCGAGACCTCGCTGGGCGACCTGATCGCGGCCGAGACCGCGCCGGGCCCCGACCAGCTGGTCGCCGACGCGTCGGACCGCTCGGGCCTGTTCAGCCTGGTCGACCAGCTCGACCCCCGGTCCGCGGACGTCATCCGGCGCCGCTACGGACTGCACGACGGCCGCCAGGCCAAGCTCGCCGACATCGGCGCCGTGCACGGCATCTCCGCCGAGCGCGTCCGTCAGATCGAGCGCGAGGCCCTCGGACGGCTCCGCCTGCTGGCGGATCCCACCCTGGCAGCCTGA
- a CDS encoding HAD family hydrolase has translation MTNAKSEPIEAVLFDWGGTLATWHDIDLYAVWRSVASLVDEERADELAAKLLAAENSVWRRSRDEHLSSTLEEVCLLAEVELTPAAHAEYELQWHPHTELAPDAIETLRELRARGLRIGVLSNTIWSRRRHEEIFARDGVLDLIDGAVYTSEVPWTKPHPEAFLSAMKAVGVTEPARCLFVGDRLFDDVWGAQNVGMRAAHIPHSAIPTNQIGHTEGTPDATVQTLADLIPLLDSWNPPTP, from the coding sequence GTGACGAACGCGAAGAGTGAACCGATCGAAGCCGTCCTGTTCGACTGGGGCGGCACGCTGGCGACCTGGCACGACATCGACCTGTACGCCGTCTGGCGGTCGGTGGCGAGCCTGGTCGACGAGGAACGCGCCGACGAGCTGGCCGCCAAGCTCCTCGCCGCCGAGAACTCCGTCTGGCGGCGCTCCCGCGATGAGCACCTGAGCAGCACGCTCGAAGAGGTGTGCCTGCTCGCCGAGGTGGAGCTGACGCCGGCGGCGCACGCGGAGTACGAACTGCAGTGGCACCCGCACACCGAGCTGGCGCCCGACGCCATCGAGACGCTGCGCGAGTTGCGTGCTCGCGGGCTCAGGATCGGGGTGTTGTCGAACACGATCTGGTCCCGCCGGCGGCACGAGGAGATCTTCGCCCGCGACGGCGTGCTCGACCTGATCGACGGCGCCGTCTACACCAGCGAGGTGCCGTGGACCAAGCCGCACCCGGAGGCGTTCCTGTCAGCTATGAAGGCGGTCGGGGTGACCGAGCCGGCCCGCTGCCTGTTCGTCGGGGACCGGCTCTTCGACGACGTCTGGGGTGCCCAGAACGTCGGCATGCGGGCGGCGCACATTCCGCACAGCGCGATCCCGACCAACCAGATCGGCCACACCGAGGGCACGCCGGACGCGACCGTCCAGACACTGGCAGACCTGATCCCCTTACTGGACAGCTGGAATCCGCCCACCCCCTGA
- a CDS encoding CPBP family intramembrane glutamic endopeptidase — protein MAPHQDPPPAGDAQPPADSANTPDGRRPVDSPAAQQPGQQPPWPWQEPGQSSGWQAPGQPPGKAQAGAPYVPPGTSPYGQLPAAPPYGAPPSGPRPGAPQYGPPVGQVPYGGPPPYGQPPVPYPPPQYGPPPYGQPYGGYPQQWAMKEPSTATAPPGTPYHRLARTPRHRWWRPIIGTVVLVVGAFFTMLGVVLVWELAHALVTGEFAEPAAVDKLFDNPTEDLAVNLVILGILTPVVLFTVRWIQRRPALSVASVLNRIRWRWMLLCCLPGVGYLALNYGLGAAFEALFPGVGDGTDPADDGSFVGWARFVVPALVILLLVPFQSAAEEFVFRGWLVQAIGSYGPDDTDGNAVVQAIKRLFRTPWPALVISSIAFVFSHGYTGWAMADIFLFAIVIGWLTIRTGGLECGIALHSVNNIVAFMIPAAVGQLGGWADQGGAPWPVFVLDLPCMALYAVAVLRLAKRQKIAEVS, from the coding sequence ATGGCACCCCACCAGGACCCGCCCCCTGCGGGCGATGCCCAGCCTCCCGCCGATTCCGCCAACACCCCGGACGGCCGGCGGCCGGTCGACTCTCCTGCGGCGCAGCAGCCAGGTCAGCAGCCGCCTTGGCCGTGGCAGGAGCCGGGACAGTCGTCGGGCTGGCAGGCGCCGGGGCAGCCTCCTGGAAAGGCACAAGCAGGCGCGCCCTATGTGCCCCCAGGCACCTCGCCGTACGGGCAGCTACCGGCGGCACCCCCGTACGGCGCACCGCCCAGCGGGCCGAGGCCGGGTGCGCCGCAGTACGGGCCACCTGTCGGGCAAGTGCCGTACGGCGGGCCGCCGCCGTACGGACAACCGCCTGTGCCGTATCCGCCTCCGCAGTACGGGCCTCCGCCGTACGGGCAGCCGTATGGCGGCTACCCACAGCAGTGGGCGATGAAGGAGCCCTCGACGGCCACCGCCCCACCCGGTACGCCGTACCACCGGCTGGCCCGGACCCCGCGGCATCGCTGGTGGCGGCCGATCATCGGGACGGTCGTGCTCGTCGTCGGCGCGTTCTTCACGATGCTCGGGGTGGTGCTGGTCTGGGAGCTCGCGCACGCGCTGGTCACCGGCGAGTTCGCCGAGCCCGCCGCGGTGGACAAGCTGTTCGACAACCCGACCGAGGACCTCGCGGTCAACCTGGTGATCCTCGGCATCCTCACCCCGGTGGTGCTGTTCACCGTCCGGTGGATCCAGCGCCGCCCGGCTCTGAGCGTCGCATCGGTGCTGAACCGGATCCGCTGGCGCTGGATGCTCCTGTGCTGCCTGCCCGGTGTCGGCTACCTGGCGCTCAACTACGGCCTCGGCGCCGCCTTCGAAGCGCTCTTCCCGGGGGTCGGTGACGGCACCGATCCGGCCGACGACGGCTCCTTCGTCGGCTGGGCCCGCTTCGTCGTGCCTGCGCTGGTGATCCTGCTGCTGGTGCCGTTCCAGTCCGCCGCCGAGGAGTTCGTGTTCCGCGGCTGGCTGGTCCAGGCGATCGGCTCCTACGGTCCGGACGACACCGACGGCAACGCCGTCGTCCAAGCGATCAAACGCCTCTTCCGGACTCCGTGGCCGGCGCTCGTGATCAGCAGCATCGCGTTCGTCTTCAGTCACGGCTACACCGGCTGGGCGATGGCCGACATCTTCCTGTTCGCGATCGTGATCGGCTGGCTGACGATCCGGACCGGGGGACTGGAGTGCGGCATCGCGCTGCACTCGGTCAACAACATCGTCGCTTTCATGATCCCGGCGGCCGTCGGCCAGCTCGGCGGCTGGGCCGATCAGGGCGGTGCTCCGTGGCCGGTCTTCGTGCTCGACCTGCCCTGCATGGCCCTGTACGCCGTCGCCGTGCTCCGGCTGGCCAAACGGCAGAAGATCGCCGAGGTCAGCTGA
- a CDS encoding MFS transporter, with the protein MSGVGVRVGYSLGSVATGSFGTVPGLLLLPYLTDTLGIAAVAAGAIVLLPKALDVVLNPVAGRISDRHRSPQGPRRPFLLRGGLALATCFALLFAAPDLDSRALDAAWVVLAFAGCATAYAFFQVPYVAMPAEITDDYADRTRLMTWRVAVLTIAILISGGSAPVIRDAIGGRDGYRVMGLAVAVLLAIGTLGAYYGTRNAPIGVPRETTGTLGEQLRVVAQAADFRRLLTTLVLQALALGSMLAGIDYLARYVLRDPGAASIGFVCVVGPALLVSPLWLAIGNKLGKKAGFVIASAVLGLGAVSLATVQHVPIWCVYLVLAIVGIGFTGVQVFPLAMLPDVAAVDAARSGVRRAGVFTGIWTAGETLGLALGPGLYAVVLAAGGYVSSTTRDAVQPDSALTAIVAGLSVVPALLIAVSFVPLLRYRLTADEVLEAR; encoded by the coding sequence ATGAGTGGTGTGGGGGTTCGGGTGGGGTACTCGCTGGGATCGGTCGCGACCGGCTCCTTCGGGACGGTGCCGGGGTTGCTGCTGCTGCCCTACCTCACCGACACGCTGGGGATCGCGGCGGTGGCCGCCGGCGCGATCGTCTTGTTGCCGAAGGCACTGGACGTGGTGCTCAACCCGGTCGCCGGCCGGATCTCCGATCGGCATCGGTCCCCACAGGGGCCGCGGAGACCGTTCCTGCTCCGCGGCGGCCTGGCACTGGCGACCTGCTTCGCGCTGCTCTTCGCCGCTCCCGATCTCGACTCGCGCGCTCTCGACGCGGCTTGGGTGGTGCTCGCCTTCGCCGGCTGCGCGACGGCGTACGCGTTCTTCCAGGTGCCGTACGTCGCGATGCCCGCCGAGATCACCGACGACTACGCCGATCGCACCCGGCTGATGACCTGGCGGGTCGCCGTCCTGACCATCGCGATCCTGATCAGCGGCGGCAGCGCACCTGTCATCCGCGACGCGATCGGTGGCCGGGACGGCTACCGCGTGATGGGCCTGGCCGTCGCCGTCCTGCTCGCCATCGGCACACTCGGCGCGTACTACGGCACCCGCAACGCCCCGATCGGCGTTCCGCGCGAGACGACCGGCACCCTGGGTGAGCAGCTCCGCGTGGTCGCCCAGGCCGCCGACTTCCGCCGCCTCCTCACCACTCTCGTCCTGCAGGCCCTCGCGCTCGGCTCGATGCTGGCCGGGATCGACTACCTGGCCCGCTACGTACTGCGAGATCCCGGCGCCGCCAGTATCGGCTTCGTCTGCGTCGTCGGACCCGCGTTGCTGGTCAGCCCGCTCTGGCTTGCCATAGGCAACAAACTCGGCAAGAAAGCGGGCTTCGTCATCGCGTCCGCGGTGCTCGGCCTCGGCGCTGTTTCGCTGGCCACGGTGCAGCACGTGCCGATCTGGTGCGTCTATCTCGTCCTTGCGATCGTGGGAATCGGCTTCACCGGCGTCCAGGTGTTCCCGCTCGCCATGCTGCCTGACGTGGCTGCTGTGGACGCGGCCCGCAGCGGGGTTCGCCGGGCGGGCGTCTTCACCGGCATCTGGACCGCCGGCGAGACTCTCGGACTCGCGCTGGGACCCGGCCTCTACGCCGTGGTGCTGGCTGCCGGCGGCTACGTCTCCTCTACGACCCGCGATGCCGTCCAACCTGATTCGGCGCTGACCGCGATCGTGGCCGGACTGTCCGTGGTCCCTGCTTTGCTGATTGCCGTCAGCTTCGTTCCCCTGTTGCGTTACCGGCTGACCGCCGACGAGGTTCTGGAGGCCCGATGA
- a CDS encoding pyridoxal phosphate-dependent decarboxylase family protein, whose product MSDVLARLRALQQGDLPTHGGQTLAYVYDSGLAEADEIGRRALAQYGATNGLDPTAFPSLRTLENELVAWAARLLQGDGAVGTVTSGGTESILLAVQAARDAATVSGHAGGQQPSMVLPSTAHAAFHKAAHYFGVRAVMVDVDPVTFQADPAAMAAACDDTTVLVVASAPSYAHGVVDPIPELAQLAAERGIRCHVDACIGGWVLPYLRADGVDVAPFDFAVPGVTSISVDLHKYAYTPKGASILLHRTPALRRPQYFAHADWPGYTMLNSTTQSTKSGAPLAAAWAVVHHIGDEGYQRLARTSYDATLRLAEAAAKVEGLTVLARPATTLLALRSDERADVFTIADELTALGWFVQPQLSFRDQPASLHLSMSAATAAGLDDLIAALTQAVAAAQAAGPVQIAPELAEAAKALDPALLDDDAFDGLLQLAGLGTGETLPDRMAPVNALLDVAPPRLREALLIAFLDRLMRPA is encoded by the coding sequence ATGAGCGACGTACTGGCCCGGCTGCGTGCCCTGCAGCAAGGCGATCTGCCGACCCATGGCGGCCAAACCCTGGCCTATGTCTACGACTCCGGCCTGGCCGAGGCAGACGAGATCGGCCGCCGGGCCCTCGCGCAGTACGGCGCGACGAACGGTCTCGACCCGACCGCGTTTCCCAGCCTGCGCACCTTGGAGAACGAACTGGTGGCCTGGGCGGCCCGCTTGCTGCAAGGTGATGGCGCCGTCGGCACGGTGACCTCGGGCGGCACCGAGTCGATCCTGCTGGCAGTCCAGGCTGCACGGGACGCCGCCACGGTCAGCGGCCATGCAGGCGGTCAGCAACCCAGCATGGTGCTGCCTTCCACAGCGCATGCCGCGTTCCACAAGGCCGCCCACTACTTCGGTGTCCGCGCGGTGATGGTCGATGTCGACCCGGTGACCTTCCAGGCCGATCCGGCCGCGATGGCAGCGGCCTGCGACGACACCACGGTGCTGGTGGTGGCCAGCGCCCCGTCGTACGCGCACGGTGTCGTCGACCCGATTCCGGAGCTCGCCCAACTGGCCGCGGAGCGCGGCATTCGCTGTCACGTCGATGCCTGCATCGGCGGGTGGGTTTTGCCCTACCTGCGAGCCGATGGGGTCGACGTCGCGCCGTTCGACTTCGCCGTACCGGGGGTGACGAGCATCTCGGTCGACCTGCACAAGTACGCGTACACCCCGAAGGGCGCGTCGATCCTGCTGCACCGCACTCCCGCGCTGCGCCGGCCGCAGTACTTCGCCCATGCCGACTGGCCGGGCTACACGATGCTGAACTCGACCACCCAGTCGACCAAGTCGGGTGCTCCCCTCGCCGCGGCTTGGGCAGTCGTGCACCACATCGGGGACGAGGGCTACCAACGCCTCGCCCGGACGTCGTACGACGCGACGCTGCGGCTGGCCGAAGCGGCCGCGAAGGTGGAAGGCCTGACGGTGCTCGCCCGCCCGGCGACGACGCTGCTCGCTCTTCGCAGCGACGAGCGTGCCGACGTCTTCACGATCGCGGACGAACTGACGGCACTCGGCTGGTTCGTTCAGCCACAACTGAGTTTCCGCGATCAACCTGCCTCCCTGCACCTCTCGATGAGCGCGGCGACGGCAGCGGGCCTCGACGACCTGATCGCGGCCTTGACGCAGGCCGTCGCCGCGGCCCAAGCCGCGGGGCCGGTCCAGATCGCGCCCGAACTCGCCGAAGCCGCCAAGGCGCTGGACCCGGCGCTGCTCGACGACGACGCGTTCGACGGACTGCTCCAGCTGGCCGGGCTCGGAACGGGTGAGACGCTGCCCGACCGGATGGCCCCGGTCAACGCGCTGCTCGACGTGGCTCCCCCACGCCTGCGCGAGGCCCTGCTGATCGCCTTCCTCGACCGCCTGATGCGCCCCGCCTGA
- a CDS encoding Dyp-type peroxidase, with protein MVTDPTAGPTATTRALPQSVLTPLTGSAIFLVVRIEAGGEEQARGLLERVTGLTRSVGFRVPAGNLSCVTSIGSDAWDRLFGGPRPAALHPFVEVQGVKHRAVATAGDLLFHIRAGQLDMCFELAQQIMKQLDGAATVVDEVHGFKYFEMRDLLGFVDGTENPSGTAADEAVLVGVEDPAFAGGSYVIVQKYLHDLKAWNALTVEQQERVIGRTKLEDIELSDEVKPDNSHIALTVIEDEDGNELQILRDNMPFGTVGSQEFGTYFIGYAKDPGVTELMLRRMFLGEPEGNYDRILDFSTAVTGTLFYTPTADFLDELPPAP; from the coding sequence ATGGTGACCGATCCGACCGCCGGACCGACCGCGACGACGCGCGCCCTGCCCCAGTCGGTGCTGACGCCGCTCACCGGGTCGGCGATCTTCCTGGTGGTCCGGATCGAGGCCGGCGGCGAGGAACAGGCCCGCGGACTGCTCGAGCGCGTCACCGGGCTCACCCGGTCGGTCGGTTTCCGGGTCCCGGCCGGCAACCTGTCCTGCGTCACCAGCATCGGCTCGGACGCCTGGGACCGCTTGTTCGGCGGACCGAGGCCGGCAGCGCTGCACCCGTTCGTCGAAGTGCAAGGCGTCAAGCACAGGGCGGTGGCGACCGCAGGTGACCTGTTGTTCCACATCCGGGCCGGCCAGCTGGACATGTGCTTCGAGCTCGCGCAGCAGATCATGAAACAGCTCGACGGCGCCGCGACCGTGGTCGACGAGGTGCACGGCTTCAAGTACTTCGAGATGCGCGACTTGCTCGGCTTCGTGGACGGCACCGAGAACCCGAGCGGTACGGCAGCCGACGAGGCCGTCCTGGTCGGTGTGGAGGATCCGGCGTTCGCCGGTGGCAGCTACGTGATCGTGCAGAAGTACCTGCACGATCTGAAAGCCTGGAACGCGCTCACCGTCGAGCAGCAGGAGCGGGTGATCGGCCGGACCAAGCTCGAGGACATCGAACTGTCCGACGAAGTCAAACCGGACAACTCTCACATCGCGCTCACGGTGATCGAGGACGAGGACGGCAACGAGCTGCAGATCCTGCGCGACAACATGCCGTTCGGCACCGTCGGCAGCCAGGAGTTCGGCACCTACTTCATCGGCTACGCCAAGGATCCCGGCGTCACCGAGCTGATGCTGCGCCGGATGTTCCTCGGTGAGCCCGAGGGCAACTACGACCGCATCCTCGACTTCTCCACCGCCGTCACCGGCACGCTCTTCTACACCCCGACTGCGGACTTCCTGGACGAGCTGCCCCCGGCGCCCTGA
- a CDS encoding ATP-dependent DNA ligase: MLLADVVATSTSLSQTRSRRAKADLIATLLTTATEAAETEIVVTYLSGELRQRRTGVGWRTLADAPAPAESPSLTIEEVDQAFAELSAFAGAGSQGRRRAAVDALFARATEDEQRFLRLLVSGELRQGALDGVMADAVGKATGIPLEKIRAATMLRGAAAPVAVAVLTEGEAGLEQFGLEVGRGVQPMLAQSATGIAEALAKTGTPAAIEWKLDGIRIQVHRDGDQVVVYTRTLDDITSRVPEVADAVLALKADKIVLDGELIALRPDGRPEAFQVTGSRTATRAATGPETVPLTPYFFDILHLDGHDLLGLDSTERHEWLSTVVPEERRIPRFVTADAEAGEAFFTDAVRRGHEGVMVKSLAVPYEAGRRGSGWVKVKQTHTLDLIVLAAEWGHGRRTGWLSNLHLGARDEETGEFVMLGKTFKGLTDELLRWQTARFQELEAGRDESTVYLRPEVVVEIAFDGVQTSPRYPAGMALRFARVLRYREDKTPAQVDTVQAVRAIHQPTEGPTDDE, from the coding sequence ATGTTGCTCGCTGATGTGGTCGCCACTTCGACGTCGCTGAGTCAGACCAGGTCGCGCCGCGCCAAGGCCGACCTGATCGCGACCCTGCTCACCACCGCGACCGAGGCGGCGGAGACCGAGATCGTCGTGACCTACTTGTCCGGTGAGCTGCGGCAACGGCGTACCGGGGTGGGCTGGCGGACGCTCGCCGACGCGCCGGCCCCCGCCGAGTCACCGTCGCTGACGATCGAGGAGGTCGACCAGGCGTTCGCCGAGCTGTCGGCGTTTGCCGGCGCGGGGTCGCAGGGCAGGCGGCGGGCGGCCGTCGACGCGCTGTTCGCGCGGGCGACGGAGGACGAGCAACGGTTCCTGCGACTGCTGGTGAGCGGAGAGCTGCGGCAGGGCGCGCTCGACGGGGTGATGGCCGACGCCGTGGGCAAGGCGACCGGGATTCCGCTGGAGAAGATCCGGGCAGCGACGATGCTGCGCGGAGCCGCCGCGCCGGTCGCGGTCGCGGTGCTGACCGAAGGTGAGGCCGGGCTGGAGCAGTTCGGCCTCGAGGTCGGGCGCGGCGTGCAGCCGATGCTGGCGCAGTCCGCGACGGGTATCGCGGAGGCGCTGGCGAAGACCGGCACGCCGGCAGCGATCGAGTGGAAGCTCGACGGCATCCGGATCCAGGTGCATCGCGACGGCGACCAGGTCGTCGTCTACACCCGCACGCTGGACGACATCACCAGCAGGGTGCCCGAGGTGGCCGACGCGGTGCTCGCGTTGAAGGCGGACAAGATCGTGCTCGACGGCGAGCTGATCGCCCTCCGGCCGGACGGCCGCCCGGAGGCTTTCCAGGTGACGGGTTCGCGGACCGCGACCCGCGCCGCGACCGGTCCCGAGACGGTTCCGCTGACGCCGTACTTCTTCGACATCCTGCATCTCGACGGGCACGACCTGCTCGGGCTCGACTCCACCGAGCGGCACGAGTGGCTGAGCACGGTGGTGCCCGAGGAGCGCCGGATCCCGCGGTTCGTGACCGCGGACGCCGAGGCCGGCGAGGCGTTCTTCACCGACGCGGTCCGGCGCGGCCACGAGGGCGTGATGGTCAAGTCGTTGGCGGTGCCCTACGAGGCGGGGCGGCGCGGATCGGGGTGGGTGAAGGTCAAGCAGACGCACACCCTCGACCTGATCGTGCTCGCGGCGGAGTGGGGGCACGGCCGGCGTACGGGGTGGCTGTCGAACCTGCACCTCGGGGCGCGGGACGAGGAGACCGGCGAGTTCGTGATGCTGGGCAAGACCTTCAAGGGGCTGACCGACGAGCTGCTGCGCTGGCAGACCGCCAGGTTCCAGGAGCTCGAGGCCGGCCGCGACGAGTCCACGGTGTACCTGCGGCCGGAGGTGGTCGTCGAGATCGCGTTCGACGGGGTGCAGACCTCCCCGCGGTACCCGGCCGGCATGGCGCTGCGGTTCGCGCGCGTGCTGCGGTACCGCGAGGACAAGACCCCGGCGCAGGTCGACACCGTGCAGGCAGTCCGCGCGATCCACCAACCTACCGAAGGACCGACCGATGACGAGTGA